The Streptomyces vinaceus genome contains the following window.
CCTCGGCGGCGCGGACCAGCGGCTCCAGGTCCTCGGCGGTCACGGCGGAGCGCGACACGACCCCCGAGGCCGTGCCGTCCTTGCCGTCGACCGTGGCGATGACCGTGAGGGTCCGGCCGCGGGTGACGCCGTTGGTGGTGAGGGCGTTGCCCGCCCAGCGCAGGTTGGCGGTCGACTGCTCGTCGGCGATGACGACGCAGCCGTCGGCGGTGGACAGCTCCAGCGCGCGCTCGACGATCTCGTGGGGACTCGTACGGCTCATCGGCCGGCCTCCTGCGTGGTGTTCAGACGGTGTCGTCCCGGGGGGCAGCCCCCGGACCCCCGGCAGATCCGGTGGCGACGGTGAGCGCTCATCGGCCGGCCTCCTGCGTGGTGTTCAGGATGTTCACGTCGCGGAACAGCGCGGACGGGCAGCCGTGCGAGACGGCCGCGACCTGGCCCGGCTGGGCCTTGCCGCAGTTGAAGGCGCCGCCCAGGACGTACGTCTGCGGGCCGCCGACTTTCTCCATCGAGCCCCAGAAGTCGGTGGTCGTGGCCTGGTAGGCGACGTCGCGCAGCTGTCCGGCCAGCTTGCCGTTCTCGATCCGGAAGAACCGCTGCCCGGTGAACTGGAAGTTGTAGCGCTGCATGTCGATCGACCACGAGCGGTCGCCGACCACGTAGATCCCGCGTTCCACCCCGCCGATCAGGTCCTCGGTGGACAGTCCGCCCGGATCCGGCTGGAGCGAGACGTTCGCCATCCGCTGCACGGGCACGTGCCCGGGGGAGTCGGCGAAGGCGCACCCGTTGGAGCGGCCCAGGTCGGTGAGCTTCGCGATCCGCCGGTCCAGCTGGTAGCCGACCAGGGTGCCGTCCTTGACCAGGTCCCAGCTCTGCGCCTGGACGCCCTCGTCGTCGAAGCCGACGGTGGCGAGCCCGTGCTCGGCGGTGCGGTCACCGGTGACGTTCATGACGGGGGAGCCGTACTTGAGCTTGCCCAGCTGGTCGAAGGTGGCGAAGGAGGTCCCCGCGTACGCCGCCTCGTAGCCCAGCGCCCGGTCGAGCTCGGTGGCGTGGCCGATGGACTCGTGGATGGTGAGCCAGAGGTTGGACGGGTCGACGACCAGGTCGTAGCGGCCGGCCTCGACGCTCGGCGCCCGCATCTTCTCGGCGAGCAGCCCGGGGATCTGCTCCAGCTCGGAGTCCCAGTCCCAGCCGGTGCCCGTCAGGTACTCCCAGCCGCGGCCGGCCGGCGGGGCGATGGTGCGCATCGAGTCGAACTCGCCGGTGGTGGAGTCCACGGCGACCGCGGTGAGCTGCGGGTGGATCCGTACGCGCTGCTGCGTGGTCATCGTGCCGGCGGTGTCCGCGTAGAACTTGTTCTCGTGGACGGCGAGCAGCGAGGCGTCGACGTGCGCGACCCCGTCGGCGGCCAGCAGCCGCGAGCTCCAGTCGGCGAGCAGGGCCGCCTTCTCCGCGTCCGGCACCTCGAACGGGTTCACGTCGTACGCCGAGATCCACGTCTTGTCGGCGTGCACCGGCTCGTCGGCGAGCTCCACCCGCTCGTTCGAGCCCGCGGCCTTGATGACCTGCGCGGACAGCTTCGCCATCGCCACGGCCTGCGAGGCCACCTTGGCGGCGCCGTCCATGGTCAGGTCCACCCCGGAGGCGAACCCCCAGCTGCCGCCGTGCACGACGCGGACCGCGTACCCGAGGTCGGTGGTGTCGGAACTGCCGGAGGGCTTGGCGTCCCGGAGCCGCCAGGAGGCGCTGCGGATCCGTTCGAGCCGGAAGTCGGCATGGTCGCAGCCCAGCGCGCGGGCCCGGGCGAGCGCCGCGTCGGCGAGCGCCCGCAAGGGCAGCGCGGTGAAGGCCGCGTCGATGGAATGGGGCACGGTAGTCCTCCCGGGGTCGGGGCCGGTCGCCTCGATCATGTCGCGCTCGGGGCTCTTGTGCCTACATCTTTCTGTAGGGACTCGACAGAGCCCGTACCGAGGCCCTGTGGGAGATCGATTCTGCGTGCGGGGGGCCCGGCCTATAGGTTTCTGGTACTCAGACCGCTAGTCGAAAGGGTGATCCGTTGAGCCGCTCGGTTCTCGTCACCGGAGGAAACCGGGGCATCGGCCTCGCCATCGCCCGAGCCTTCGCGCAGGCCGGCGACAAGGTCGCGATCACGTACCGGTCGGGTGAGCCGCCGCAGGAGCTCACCGCGCTCGGCGTCCTGGCGGTCCGCTGCGACATCACCGACTCCGAGCAGGTGGAGCAGGCCTACAAGGAGATCGAGGACGCGCACGGCGCCGTCGAGGTGCTGGTGGCCAACGCCGGCATCACCAAGGACACGCTGCTCATGCGCATGTCCGAGGACGACTTCGCCTCCGTCGTCGACACCAACCTCACCGGCACCTTCCGGGTGGTCAAGCGCGCGAACCGTGGCATGCTCCGTGCCAAGAAGGGCCGCGTCGTCCTGATCTCCTCGGTCGTCGGGCTGCTCGGCTCGGCCGGCCAGGCCAACTACGCCGCCTCCAAGGCCGCGCTGGTCGGCTTCGCCCGTTCGCTCGCGCGTGAGCTCGGCTCGCGCAACATCACCTTCAACGTCGTGGCCCCCGGCTTCGTGGACACCGACATGACGAAGGTGCTCACCGACGAGCAGCGCGCGGGCATCGTGGGCCAGGTGCCCCTGGGCCGCTACGCGCAGCCCGAGGAGATCGCGGCGGCCGTGAGCTTCCTGGCGTCCGACGACGCCGCGTACATCACAGGAGCCGTCATTCCCGTTGACGGCGGATTGGGCATGGGTCACTGATCACCATGAGCGGAATTCTCGACGGCAAGCGCATCCTCATCACCGGGGTGCTGATGGAGTCGTCCATCGCCTTCCACACCGCCAAGCTGGCCCAGGAGCAGGGCGCCGAGGTCATCCTCACCGCGTTCCCGCGGCCGACGCTGACCGAGCGCATCGCCAAGAAGCTGCCGAAGCCGGTCAAGGTGATCGAGCTCGACGTCACCAACGACGAGCACCTGGCCCGCCTGGAGGGCCTCGTCCGCGACGAGCTCGGCGGCCTCGACGGAGTCGTGCACTCCATCGGCTTCGCCCCGCAGGACGCCCTCGGCGGCAACTTCCTGAACACCCCGTTCGAGTCGGTCGCGACCGCGATGCACGTCTCGGCGTTCTCGCTGAAGTCGCTGACCATGGCCTGCAAGCCGCTGTTCCCGGCGGAGGGCGCGGCCGTCGTGGGCCTCACCTTCGACGCGCAGTACGCCTGGCCGCAGTACGACTGGATGGGCCCGGCCAAGGCCGCGCTGGAGGCCACCAGCCGCTACCTCGCCCGTGACCTGGGCAAGGAGAACATCCGCTGCAACCTGGTCTCGGCCGGTCCGATCGGCTCGATGGCCGCGAAGTCCATCCCGGGCTTCTCGGAGCTGGCGGACGTGTGGAACTCCCGCTCCATGCTGGAGTGGGACATGAGCGACCCGGAGCCGGCGGGCAAGGGCGTCGTGGCCCTGCTGTCGGACTGGTTCCCGAAGACCACCGGCGAGATCGTCCACGTGGACGGCGGCCTGCACGCGATGGGTGCCTGAGCGGCACGGGTACGTCCGTACGGCGGCGGCCGCGTCTTCCTTCCGGGAGGCGCGGCCGCCGCCGTTTCCGCCGGTGGGGGGTGGGGGTTCCGGCCGGGTACTCGATCAGATTTCCGCACTCCGACCGGATCTTCCCGAGTCGAAAACCGGGACAGATGCCTGCAAACTGACCGAGCCGGGATCTTCCCGGCTCGTGCGGGGAGGAGGTACGGGAGTGCGCGCGAGGCGGAGCCGAGCGGTATCGCTGCTGGTCACCTCGGTGGTCCTGACGGGGTTCCTGATCCCGGGGGCCGACGCGCAGCAGGAGGGGGAGGAAGCACCGGCAGGGCCGGGGGCGGTGGCCGTCGCCGAGCCCGCCGCCGTGAACCTCGACGAGATCCCCGCCGAGCCACCCGTACGGCTCCGGCCGGCCGAGCCCCGGGACCTCTTCGGCGCCGACTGCGACACCGTGATCGAGGGCTCGCAGGCCACGGCCACCTGCCAGAACGGCTATCCGGAGACCGATCTCCTGCGCCTGCACGTGGAATGCGACCGCTGGTGGGACGTGGACGCGGACAGCGCCGCCGTCCCCCTCGGTCCGGCCGGCCGGACCGAGCTCACCGGCCGCTGCTGGAAGGAGGTCCGCTCCGCCTGGGTCACCCACCAGCGGCCGTGACCGGCCAGGTGGCGCGGACCTCGTACGCGGCTACTTCCCGCCGAGGCACACGTACGGGTAGCCCGCCGCCTCCGAGGCCGCGGTGGACCCGTCCCCGCGCCGGATCGCCTCGATCAGCCGGGCGTGGTCCAGGTGGGCCGCCGGATCCAGCTCCGTGCCCACGTCCGTGCGCAGCCATTCCGCGACCAGCTCGCCGAGGTCCGCGTAGAGCTCGATGAGCACCTCGTTGTGCGAGGCCGCCACCACCGCCATGTGCAGGGCGACGTCCGCCGCGATGAACCGCTCCGCGCCGCCGCTCGCCCAGGCCTCCTCGCGCCGCGCCAGCAGCGCGTCCAGCTGCCCCAGGTCCCGCTCGGTGCGCCGCTCCGCCGCCAGCCGGGCCGCGGCCGACTCCAGCGTCGAGCGGAGCTCCGCGATGTGCCGGGGGTCGGCGCCCGCGAAGCGGCGGTGCATCACCCCGGCCAGCTCGCTGGTGGCGATGACGTACGTCCCCGAGCCCTGCCGGATGTCCAGCAGCCCGTTGTGCGCCAGCGCCCGGACGGCCTCGCGGACGGTGTTGCGGGCGACGCCCAGCAGCTCCACCAGCTCCGGCTCGGTGGGGATGCGGGCCCCGACGGGCCATTCGCCGGACGTGATCTGGTTCCGGAGCTGGGCGATCACCTGATCGACCAGTGCGGAGCGCCGGGGCGAGGTCAGCGGCATGCGGACGGGTTCCTCTCCGAAAGTGGACAACCAATCATCCCATGATTCTATGATGGTGTAATGCCCGACGAAGAAATACAGACCCTGAACCGGCCCGGAGCCGCGCGCACGGTACCCGCGCAGACCCGTCCCACCGCTCCGGCGAGCGCCCGGACGCCGTCGCAGCCGAGGCCCGAGCCCGCCTGGCTCGGCCCGGTCCTCATCGTCGGCATCGTGCTGGCCGCCCTCAACCTGCGGCCCGCCATCACCAGCCTCGGCGCCCTCTTCGAGGAGGTCCGCACCGGCCTCGGCATGAGCGGCACCGTCGCCGGACTCATCACCTCCGTCCCCGCCCTCTGCTTCGCCGTCTTCGGCGTCACCGCGCCGCGGCTCTCCCGCCGCTTCGGCCCGGCCGCCGTCGTCTGCGCCGGCATGGCCGCCGTCGCCGCGGGCCTGCTGATCCGGCCCTTCACGCACAACGCCGCGGGCTTCCTCGCCGCCAGCGCCCTGTCCCTGGCCGGCATAGCCCTGACCAACGTGCTACTCCCGGTCATCGTCAAGCGCTGGTTCCCCGACCGCGTGGGCACCATGACCGGCCTGTACTCCATGGCCCTGGCGCTGGGCACCTCGCTCGCCGCCGCCGCGACCGTCCCGATGACCTCCGCCCTCGGCGGCAGCTGGCGCGCCGGCCTGCTGGTCTGGGCCGTGCTCGCGCTGGTCGCCGTACTGCCCTGGCTGCCCGTCGCGGCGGCCGCCCGGCGCGAGAAGCGGGCCGCGGCCCCCGGGAGCGCCGCGACCCTGGCGGCGGACGCGGGCCCGAAGATCGTCCGCAGCCGCACCGCCTGGGCCCTGGCCTGCTACTTCGGCCTCCAGGCCACCGGCGCGTACATCACCATGGGCTGGCTCCCGCAGATCTTCCGCGACGCCGGGGTCTCCGCCTCCACCGCCGGCGTCCTGCTCGCCGTCACCATGGTCATGGGCGTTCCGCTCGCCTTCGTCATCCCCAACCTGGCCGGCCGGATGCGCAACCAGGGCGCCATCGCCGTCACCCTCGGCCTCTTCGGCCTCGTCGGATACACGGGCCTCTACCTCGCACCCGCCGCCGGAGCCTGGGCCTGGGCCCTCCTGCTCGGCGTCTCCAACTGCGCCTTCCCCCTCGTCATCACGATGATCGGACTGCGGGCCAAGTCCCCGGCCGGCGTGGTCAAGCTGTCCGCCTTCGCACAGAGCGCCGGCTACCTCATCTCCATCCCCGGACCGCTCCTCGTCGGCGCGCTCTACCAGCACAGCGGCGGCTGGGACCTGCCCCTCACCGTCATGGCGGCCCTGCTGGTCCCGCAGATCGCGCTGGGCGTCCTGGCCGGCCGGGACCGCACGATCGAGGACGAATGCGGCATGCGAGACTGAGCGGCATGTCGCCCGTACTCGAACCGAACCCGCAGAACAGCCACAAGAAGCTCGGCCTGGTGCTGGGCGCGATGCTGGTCGTGACCGTGATCATCTCCGTCATCGCCACCGCCGTCTCCCCCTGAACGCCCCGGGGGTAGGGGTAACCCCCCAACCCTTAGGGGGCCAGGGTCAGGGTCGACTGGGGTGTGTCCCGGATGGGCGCCGCGCCTTCGAATCCATAGATTCGAAGAGAGCGAGCCAGTCCCACCCCGCGTACCCACGGAGGCGGCCATGTCGGCCCCCACACACACCCCCGGTCCCCGAGTCCACGGCGCGAGCACCCGCCTGCACTGGTGGGCGCTGGCCCTGCCGGCGCTCGCCTTCGGCTTCCTGCTGCTGCTCCTCGCCGGCTCCGGCCAGGCCCATGCCGCCACCGGCGAAGCCTCCGCGATCCTCCAGGTCACCGAGCAGATCCTGCGCGTCGTCGGCTGACCGGGCCGCGCGCCCGCGCCCCTCGATCGAGCCCCGCGCCCGAGTCCGCCGGAGCCCCCAACACCCTGCGCCCCATGGCCCGATTCATGCGAAGCTGGGAGCCATGAGCGCCGACACACCCCGCAGGATCGTCCTCCTCCGGCACGCCAAGGCAGACTGGCCCCAGGTGGCCGACCACGACCGCCCGCTGGCGGAACGGGGCCGCAAGGACGCACCGGCGGCCGGGCTGAAGCTGGCCGAGACCGGCATCGACTTCGACCTGGCCCTCTGCTCCACCGCCGCCCGCACCCGCGAGACCTGGAAGCTGGCCGTCCACGAGTTGCCGCACCGGCCGCGCACCTCCTACGAGGAACGGCTGTACGACGCCTCGCTGGGCGAGCTCATCGCCCTGCTCAACGAGACGTCCGACGAGGTGGCGAACCTCCTCGTCATCGGCCACAACCCGGGCATGCACGCCCTCGCCGACGCCCTCTCCGGGCGGGCGGAGGGCGACACCCTGACCCGGATGAGCCGCACCGGCTTCCCGGCCGCCGCCTTCGCCGTCGTCTCCTTCACCGGCTCCTGGAAGACCGTGGAGCACGGGGTGGGCACGCTGACGGACTTCTGGACGCCCGAGGACCACTGAGCGCGCGTACGCGCGGGCGTACGACGCGGTGACGAGTACGGGCCCCGGCGCGACCGATCCGCCGGGGCCCGTCCTCGTACGCGCGCGACCTCAGGTCAGGCCGGCGGCCTCGACCTCTTCGCGGGTGACCCCGAGCAGGTACAGCACCGCGTCCAGGAACGGCACGTTCACCGCCGTGTGCGCGGCCTCGCGCACCACCGGCTTCGCGTTGAACGCCACGCCCAGCCCGGCCGCGTTCAGCATGTCCAGGTCGTTGGCGCCGTCGCCGATCGCCACCGTCTGGGCCAGCGGTACGCCGGCCTCCGCGGCGAAGCGGCGCAGCAGCCGGGCCTTGCCCGCCCGGTCCACGATCTCGCCGGTGACCCGGCCGGTCAGCCGCCCGTCGACGATCTCCAGGGTGTTGGCCGAGGCGAAGTCCAGGCCCAGCCGCTCCTGCAGATCGTCCGTCACCTGAGTGAACCCGCCGGAGACCACACCCACCTGGTAGCCGAGCTGCTTGAGGGTGCGGATCAGGGTCCGGGCGCCCGGCGTGAGCCGCACCTCGGAGCGCACCTTGTCCACGACCGAGGCGTCCAGCCCGGCCAGCAGCTTCACGCGGGCGTGCAGCGACTGCTCGAAGTCCAGCTCGCCGCGCATGGCCCGCTCGGTCACCTCGGCGACCTCCGCCTCGCAGCCCGCGTGCGCGGCGAACAGCTCGATGACCTCGTCCTGGATCAGGGTCGAGTCCACGTCCATGACGACCAGGCGCTGGGCCCGGCGGTGCAGCCCGGCCGAGACCACGGCCACGTCCACGCCGATGTGCGAGGAGGCGGTGGCCAGCTCGGTGCGCAGCGGCTCGGTCTCCACACCGGAGACGGCGAACTCGACCGCGGTCACCGGGTACTTGGCGAGCCGGAAGATGCGGTCGATGTTGCCGCCGGTCGCGGTGATCCGGGAGGCGATGGCCGCCGTGGACTCGGCGGTCAGCGGATGCCCGAGCACGGTGACATGGGAACGGCCGCTGCCGCGCGGCCGGTTGTCGCCGGTGCCCGAGAGGATCTCGGCCTGGAGCTTCAGCGAGTCGGCCCAGCTGTGGACGGTGGCCCGCAGCTCGCCTTCGCCGCCGGAGGCGGGCTTGGTGACGAGGGCGCACAGGACGATGCGGCCACGGGTGACGACCTGCTCGATGTCGACGACGTCGACGGAGTAGGCGGCGAGGGTGTCGAACAGCCCGGCGGTGATCCCGGGACGGTCCTTGCCGAAGATCTTGACGAGGAGGGTGGGGACGTCGGAGGTCTGCGAAGCGCTCATGGTGCCCTCACCGTATCTTCCCGTCCCACATGCTCGGACCCCTGTCCCACCTGCCGGAACCATTTTCCGGCGCCGGGGCCTGCGCCGCCG
Protein-coding sequences here:
- the serB gene encoding phosphoserine phosphatase SerB, encoding MSASQTSDVPTLLVKIFGKDRPGITAGLFDTLAAYSVDVVDIEQVVTRGRIVLCALVTKPASGGEGELRATVHSWADSLKLQAEILSGTGDNRPRGSGRSHVTVLGHPLTAESTAAIASRITATGGNIDRIFRLAKYPVTAVEFAVSGVETEPLRTELATASSHIGVDVAVVSAGLHRRAQRLVVMDVDSTLIQDEVIELFAAHAGCEAEVAEVTERAMRGELDFEQSLHARVKLLAGLDASVVDKVRSEVRLTPGARTLIRTLKQLGYQVGVVSGGFTQVTDDLQERLGLDFASANTLEIVDGRLTGRVTGEIVDRAGKARLLRRFAAEAGVPLAQTVAIGDGANDLDMLNAAGLGVAFNAKPVVREAAHTAVNVPFLDAVLYLLGVTREEVEAAGLT
- a CDS encoding CynX/NimT family MFS transporter, which gives rise to MPDEEIQTLNRPGAARTVPAQTRPTAPASARTPSQPRPEPAWLGPVLIVGIVLAALNLRPAITSLGALFEEVRTGLGMSGTVAGLITSVPALCFAVFGVTAPRLSRRFGPAAVVCAGMAAVAAGLLIRPFTHNAAGFLAASALSLAGIALTNVLLPVIVKRWFPDRVGTMTGLYSMALALGTSLAAAATVPMTSALGGSWRAGLLVWAVLALVAVLPWLPVAAAARREKRAAAPGSAATLAADAGPKIVRSRTAWALACYFGLQATGAYITMGWLPQIFRDAGVSASTAGVLLAVTMVMGVPLAFVIPNLAGRMRNQGAIAVTLGLFGLVGYTGLYLAPAAGAWAWALLLGVSNCAFPLVITMIGLRAKSPAGVVKLSAFAQSAGYLISIPGPLLVGALYQHSGGWDLPLTVMAALLVPQIALGVLAGRDRTIEDECGMRD
- the fabI gene encoding enoyl-ACP reductase FabI, translating into MSGILDGKRILITGVLMESSIAFHTAKLAQEQGAEVILTAFPRPTLTERIAKKLPKPVKVIELDVTNDEHLARLEGLVRDELGGLDGVVHSIGFAPQDALGGNFLNTPFESVATAMHVSAFSLKSLTMACKPLFPAEGAAVVGLTFDAQYAWPQYDWMGPAKAALEATSRYLARDLGKENIRCNLVSAGPIGSMAAKSIPGFSELADVWNSRSMLEWDMSDPEPAGKGVVALLSDWFPKTTGEIVHVDGGLHAMGA
- a CDS encoding SGM_5486 family transporter-associated protein → MSPVLEPNPQNSHKKLGLVLGAMLVVTVIISVIATAVSP
- a CDS encoding TldD/PmbA family protein, yielding MPHSIDAAFTALPLRALADAALARARALGCDHADFRLERIRSASWRLRDAKPSGSSDTTDLGYAVRVVHGGSWGFASGVDLTMDGAAKVASQAVAMAKLSAQVIKAAGSNERVELADEPVHADKTWISAYDVNPFEVPDAEKAALLADWSSRLLAADGVAHVDASLLAVHENKFYADTAGTMTTQQRVRIHPQLTAVAVDSTTGEFDSMRTIAPPAGRGWEYLTGTGWDWDSELEQIPGLLAEKMRAPSVEAGRYDLVVDPSNLWLTIHESIGHATELDRALGYEAAYAGTSFATFDQLGKLKYGSPVMNVTGDRTAEHGLATVGFDDEGVQAQSWDLVKDGTLVGYQLDRRIAKLTDLGRSNGCAFADSPGHVPVQRMANVSLQPDPGGLSTEDLIGGVERGIYVVGDRSWSIDMQRYNFQFTGQRFFRIENGKLAGQLRDVAYQATTTDFWGSMEKVGGPQTYVLGGAFNCGKAQPGQVAAVSHGCPSALFRDVNILNTTQEAGR
- a CDS encoding FadR/GntR family transcriptional regulator, which translates into the protein MPLTSPRRSALVDQVIAQLRNQITSGEWPVGARIPTEPELVELLGVARNTVREAVRALAHNGLLDIRQGSGTYVIATSELAGVMHRRFAGADPRHIAELRSTLESAAARLAAERRTERDLGQLDALLARREEAWASGGAERFIAADVALHMAVVAASHNEVLIELYADLGELVAEWLRTDVGTELDPAAHLDHARLIEAIRRGDGSTAASEAAGYPYVCLGGK
- a CDS encoding SixA phosphatase family protein; this encodes MSADTPRRIVLLRHAKADWPQVADHDRPLAERGRKDAPAAGLKLAETGIDFDLALCSTAARTRETWKLAVHELPHRPRTSYEERLYDASLGELIALLNETSDEVANLLVIGHNPGMHALADALSGRAEGDTLTRMSRTGFPAAAFAVVSFTGSWKTVEHGVGTLTDFWTPEDH
- the fabG gene encoding 3-oxoacyl-[acyl-carrier-protein] reductase, which gives rise to MSRSVLVTGGNRGIGLAIARAFAQAGDKVAITYRSGEPPQELTALGVLAVRCDITDSEQVEQAYKEIEDAHGAVEVLVANAGITKDTLLMRMSEDDFASVVDTNLTGTFRVVKRANRGMLRAKKGRVVLISSVVGLLGSAGQANYAASKAALVGFARSLARELGSRNITFNVVAPGFVDTDMTKVLTDEQRAGIVGQVPLGRYAQPEEIAAAVSFLASDDAAYITGAVIPVDGGLGMGH